The Blautia luti nucleotide sequence AACTGTTAAGTAATATCCCAATGATCTGAAAAGTCGTCCAGATATTTTTCGTTCTTATCAAGTATAACATGATGTTAGTTTAAAATCCAGTACTTTAACACTTTAAACTGACAAAATTGACCGAAATAATTTTGCACGATTTGGTAAAAAGGTATAAAATAGATTGTAAAAGTGGAAATATGACAGGAAATTATATTTTGAAAATGGTGCTGGAAGTATAAGAGATTATTTTGCTCCATATTTTCAGCAGAAAATAAAAATCGCTGAAATCTGGTAAAAATATCAGATTCAGCGATTCTATCTATTTGTCTGCCGGGAATGAGATATGGCATTGTCTGCGGATTTCATCCATCAGTTCTATTGCGTCCAGAGAACGCTGTGTATGCAACTGATTTTGTTCCTGACCGTGTACCATACGAATGAAATGTTCTAGTTCATATTTCATGTTGTTTTCCTTATTTCTGAAATAAACGACTTCTTCTGTTCCATCATTATAAATAATTTTTACATTTTCCAGGCAGTTGATCTCATGGATCAGCATGATTCCTTTTTCGCCCTGAATTTCACTTGGGACTTTTGAATTGGTGATTTTTGAATACTCTACTTCTGCGATCATATCCGGATATTTTGCAAGAATAGTTCCTGCGCCGTCAATGTCACCGCGGATCATGTCTGAAAATCCAACAACCTGTTGAGGTTTTCCGAACAGGCAGAGCAGACCGTGAACGCAATAGGTTCCAATGTCCATTAATGCTCCGGCAGAACAGTCCCGGCGGAAGATATTGTGGTCCTGTCCCTGAAGAAAACTGTCATAACGGCTGGAATATTGACAATAATTAATAGTTGCTCTGCGGATCACGCCTAATTTATTCATATTTGCTTTTACAGCATCCATTCCCGGATCAAATACAGAACGCATGGCTTCCAGTAAAATCACATGATTTTCTGAAGCGGTTCGGAACATTTCTTCTGCCTCCTTCTGATTCGATGCAATAGTCTTTTCACAAAGTATATGCTTGCCTGCTTTCATCATCTGGATTGCCTGTGAGCAGTGAAATGCGTTCGGACTTGCGATGTATACAGCATCAATGGTACTGTCTTCTGCCAGCGATGTTAAATTATCATAGAATTTTGTTACACCATAAGAGTTTCCAAATTCTTCAGCGTTTTTGATATTTCTTGAATATACTGCCTCCAGTTTAAATTCTGGTACATTGCTGGCAGCACTGAGAAAATTTCTGGTAATCTTACTGGTTCCTATAGTGGCAAATCTTATTTCTAACATGTTTTCCATACCTCCTGAATAGATCTTCTTGTGTGTAAAAAATCTCTAATTTCATTTTCTGACTATCTGATATTTTATGCAAGCATTTTATATACTTTCTTTGGAATATTCTGTGTTAACAGTACTGATTCGTGATTGCCGGGGCGTCATTCCATAAAGATTTTTAAAAAGCTGGTTAAAAATGTTCTGATTA carries:
- a CDS encoding Gfo/Idh/MocA family protein, producing the protein MLEIRFATIGTSKITRNFLSAASNVPEFKLEAVYSRNIKNAEEFGNSYGVTKFYDNLTSLAEDSTIDAVYIASPNAFHCSQAIQMMKAGKHILCEKTIASNQKEAEEMFRTASENHVILLEAMRSVFDPGMDAVKANMNKLGVIRRATINYCQYSSRYDSFLQGQDHNIFRRDCSAGALMDIGTYCVHGLLCLFGKPQQVVGFSDMIRGDIDGAGTILAKYPDMIAEVEYSKITNSKVPSEIQGEKGIMLIHEINCLENVKIIYNDGTEEVVYFRNKENNMKYELEHFIRMVHGQEQNQLHTQRSLDAIELMDEIRRQCHISFPADK